A single Sandaracinaceae bacterium DNA region contains:
- a CDS encoding PaaI family thioesterase — translation MSELDPFTFGAEQRCFGCGPHNERGMRLRFRREGDEVVTTLTAPEGWEGPPNVFHGGLQATVADELAGWTLVGLLGRMGFTTSLRVRYVRPLRIGQPIEARGRIASRKDPIVTVNVELLQAGKLGCSATVSYMLPDEDKAAAYLGGELPEGWRDLFREPG, via the coding sequence ATGAGCGAGCTGGATCCTTTCACCTTCGGCGCCGAGCAGCGCTGCTTCGGCTGCGGACCCCACAACGAGCGCGGCATGCGGCTGCGGTTCCGCCGCGAGGGCGACGAGGTGGTCACGACCCTCACCGCGCCCGAAGGCTGGGAGGGGCCGCCGAACGTCTTCCACGGCGGGCTCCAGGCGACGGTGGCGGACGAGCTGGCGGGCTGGACGCTGGTCGGGCTCCTCGGCCGCATGGGGTTCACGACCTCGCTCCGCGTGCGCTACGTCCGCCCGCTCCGCATCGGCCAGCCCATCGAGGCGCGCGGCCGCATCGCCTCCCGCAAGGATCCCATCGTGACGGTCAACGTCGAGCTGCTGCAGGCCGGGAAGCTGGGTTGCTCCGCCACGGTGAGCTACATGCTCCCGGACGAAGACAAGGCGGCCGCCTACCTGGGCGGTGAGCTGCCCGAGGGCTGGCGCGATCTCTTCCGCGAGCCCGGGTGA
- the tssM gene encoding type VI secretion system membrane subunit TssM — protein sequence MIKFIVGGVIVVLSWALAILIGFPLWIPTLITLLVGLVILLIVGVAKLKERRSARELEKALQAQAAEQAASARPDLQHEIAEMQAEFQKAVSALKTSKKGGKKALYALPWYAIIGPPGCGKSTALRNSGLQFPYLSASGGGVRGLGGTRNCDWWMTSEAVILDTAGRWTSEDEDHDEWLGFLDLIKRFRPQKPLNGMIAAVSIGDVGGAREDDVAQLARRIRERIDEVQAQLSLSLPVYVLFTKCDLIPGFVETFGDMSKQERGQVWGFTRALTKASDPPGEYFSKGFDELASVLEHRSLKRMGEERKIPNRELVYGFPQQLGVMKANLQEFVHHLFLENVFKETPLLRGVYFTSGTQEGRPIDRVMSAMAEAFGQPQVQLPAPQVEAKSYFLRDMFAEVVFKDAEVAMRSPEELKRQRTRTVLAAAAIFLFALGISGLPAIAWAMNRSYLSETRDMIDDARRDIASDEQLLPASAIEPLRARAMELEEYEHDGPPLFMQMGMYQGDVYDPVREVYLETLRSRVVGPLLQADAQAMGRFARRVEAMAGQANPDATALQDMYNRMKLHLLLTVPRGEHQPPLNDEGREFIVEHLVQRWVAATEVERHDPQRRQIEQNVQYYVDSLASREDLYFPRSEPAVAGVRGVFNAVPGPTMAVEGIIAEVDDMNCDITVAQLVGRVGSLGARGRVRCAFTKRAWEERVQRIIEEDFARFFGEHWVLGTEPPEDEHHAEMERERQTAELKSYFLQRYVEEWRNFINSLYVVRPSDDQGHMAVLRDFTDGQPQLITRMIRQIDYNVTLWEPEAGGAGAAAGRAEQEGTRRASRAIAGRVGLTQGETERLLGEARDQAANRLGRGADLVPGAMTEWGVRERFEGLITFAPATPNDVPQGQTAQVTPARIYEEQLEFLRDALGFRMAGTNVTNFEERQQQARDRTTALLGDVERDWRERLRTLLMPPIEGPAWVPPDPPAAPAPTPAPSAAPSGAGAAAPQPTPTPTPTPTPTPAETPQPTKRRRPSSGAWWGN from the coding sequence ATGATCAAGTTCATCGTCGGTGGGGTCATCGTCGTCCTCTCCTGGGCGCTCGCGATCCTCATCGGGTTTCCGCTCTGGATTCCCACCCTGATCACCTTGCTCGTGGGTCTCGTGATCCTCCTCATCGTGGGGGTCGCGAAGCTCAAGGAGCGCCGCTCGGCGCGCGAGCTCGAGAAGGCGCTCCAGGCCCAGGCCGCGGAGCAGGCGGCCAGCGCGCGCCCCGATCTCCAGCACGAGATCGCGGAGATGCAGGCCGAGTTCCAGAAGGCCGTCTCCGCCCTGAAGACGAGCAAGAAGGGGGGCAAGAAGGCGCTCTACGCCCTCCCCTGGTACGCGATCATCGGCCCGCCCGGCTGCGGCAAGAGCACCGCGCTGCGCAATTCGGGCCTGCAGTTCCCCTACCTGAGCGCCTCGGGCGGCGGCGTGCGCGGCCTCGGTGGCACCCGGAACTGCGACTGGTGGATGACGAGCGAGGCCGTGATCCTCGACACCGCGGGCCGCTGGACGAGCGAGGACGAGGACCACGACGAGTGGCTCGGCTTCCTCGATCTCATCAAGCGCTTCCGGCCACAGAAGCCGCTCAACGGAATGATCGCCGCGGTCAGCATCGGCGACGTCGGCGGCGCCCGCGAGGACGACGTGGCGCAGCTCGCGCGGCGCATCCGCGAGCGCATCGACGAGGTGCAGGCGCAGCTCTCGCTGAGCCTCCCGGTCTACGTGCTCTTCACCAAGTGCGACCTCATCCCGGGCTTCGTCGAGACGTTCGGGGACATGTCGAAGCAGGAGCGCGGGCAGGTCTGGGGCTTCACGCGGGCGCTCACCAAGGCGTCCGACCCGCCGGGCGAGTACTTCTCGAAGGGCTTCGACGAGCTGGCCTCCGTGCTCGAGCACCGCTCCCTCAAGCGCATGGGCGAGGAGCGCAAGATCCCGAACCGCGAGCTCGTCTACGGCTTCCCGCAGCAGCTCGGCGTGATGAAGGCGAACCTGCAGGAGTTCGTGCACCACCTCTTCCTGGAGAACGTCTTCAAGGAGACTCCGCTGCTGCGCGGCGTCTACTTCACGAGCGGGACGCAGGAGGGGCGCCCGATCGATCGCGTGATGAGCGCGATGGCGGAGGCGTTCGGCCAGCCGCAGGTGCAGCTGCCCGCGCCGCAGGTCGAGGCGAAGAGCTACTTCCTGCGCGACATGTTCGCCGAGGTCGTCTTCAAGGACGCCGAGGTCGCCATGCGCAGCCCCGAGGAGCTGAAGCGCCAGCGCACGCGCACCGTGCTCGCGGCGGCCGCCATCTTCCTCTTCGCGCTCGGCATCAGCGGGCTGCCCGCCATCGCGTGGGCGATGAACCGCAGCTACCTGTCCGAGACGCGCGACATGATCGACGACGCGCGGCGCGACATCGCGAGCGACGAGCAGCTCCTGCCCGCGAGCGCGATCGAGCCGCTCCGGGCCCGGGCGATGGAGCTCGAGGAGTACGAGCACGACGGGCCGCCCCTCTTCATGCAGATGGGCATGTACCAGGGCGACGTCTACGACCCCGTGCGCGAGGTGTACCTGGAGACCCTCCGCTCGCGCGTGGTCGGGCCGCTGCTGCAGGCGGACGCGCAAGCGATGGGCCGCTTCGCGCGGCGCGTCGAGGCGATGGCGGGGCAGGCCAACCCCGACGCCACGGCGCTGCAGGACATGTACAACCGCATGAAGCTGCATCTGCTCCTGACCGTGCCGCGGGGGGAGCACCAGCCGCCGCTGAACGACGAGGGCCGGGAGTTCATCGTCGAGCACCTGGTGCAGCGCTGGGTGGCCGCGACCGAGGTCGAGCGACACGACCCGCAGCGACGGCAGATCGAGCAGAACGTCCAGTACTACGTCGACTCGCTCGCGAGCCGTGAGGACCTGTACTTCCCGCGCAGCGAGCCGGCGGTGGCGGGCGTGCGCGGCGTCTTCAACGCGGTGCCCGGACCGACCATGGCGGTCGAGGGGATCATCGCCGAGGTCGACGACATGAACTGCGACATCACCGTCGCGCAGCTCGTCGGCCGCGTCGGGTCGCTCGGCGCGCGGGGCCGCGTGCGCTGCGCCTTCACCAAGCGCGCGTGGGAAGAGCGCGTGCAGCGCATCATCGAGGAGGACTTCGCGCGCTTCTTCGGCGAGCACTGGGTGCTGGGCACCGAGCCGCCCGAGGACGAGCACCACGCGGAGATGGAGCGCGAGCGCCAGACCGCGGAGCTCAAGAGCTACTTCCTCCAGCGCTACGTCGAGGAGTGGCGCAACTTCATCAACTCGCTCTATGTCGTCAGACCGAGCGACGACCAGGGCCACATGGCGGTCCTGCGCGACTTCACCGACGGGCAGCCGCAGCTCATCACGCGGATGATCCGGCAGATCGACTACAACGTGACGCTCTGGGAGCCCGAAGCGGGCGGCGCCGGAGCGGCCGCGGGTCGGGCCGAGCAAGAGGGCACGCGTAGAGCGAGCCGCGCGATCGCGGGCCGCGTCGGGCTCACCCAGGGCGAGACCGAGCGGCTCCTGGGCGAGGCGCGCGATCAGGCCGCGAACCGACTCGGCCGCGGCGCCGATCTCGTCCCGGGCGCGATGACCGAGTGGGGCGTGCGAGAGCGGTTCGAGGGGCTGATCACCTTCGCGCCCGCCACGCCCAACGACGTGCCGCAGGGGCAGACCGCGCAGGTCACGCCGGCGCGGATCTACGAAGAGCAGCTCGAGTTCTTGCGCGACGCCCTCGGCTTCCGCATGGCCGGCACCAACGTGACCAACTTCGAGGAGCGGCAGCAGCAGGCGCGGGACCGGACCACGGCCCTGCTCGGCGACGTCGAGCGCGACTGGCGCGAGCGGCTCCGCACGCTGCTCATGCCGCCGATCGAGGGCCCGGCCTGGGTGCCGCCCGATCCGCCGGCCGCGCCAGCGCCGACTCCCGCGCCGAGCGCCGCGCCGTCGGGAGCCGGGGCGGCCGCGCCGCAGCCGACGCCCACGCCGACTCCCACGCCCACACCCACTCCCGCCGAGACACCTCAGCCGACCAAGCGGCGGCGGCCGAGCAGCGGCGCCTGGTGGGGGAACTGA
- a CDS encoding nitronate monooxygenase, which produces METPFTKHVGIDIPLICGAMYPCSNPELIAAVSEAGGVGIIQPISMSYVHGHDLREGIRVIRRKTDKPIGFNAIVEKSSKVYEDRMRKWIDVALEEGVRFFITALGNPRWVVEKVHAVGGVVYHDVTNRKWAEKALEAGVDGLICVNRRAGGHAGELSPEALFEELGGLGVPLVCAGGVGDERDFRRALDLGYAGVQLGTRFIATEECKAHPDYKAAIVRAREDDIVLTEKISGVPVAVIETPYIRKVGTKAGFVAKRLLRHPKAKHYVRMYYTAKSIWQLKRASLQGMSYKDYFQAGRSVGGIEAIEPAGVVVRRFAASLEARPSAKTA; this is translated from the coding sequence ATGGAGACCCCCTTCACGAAGCACGTCGGGATCGACATCCCGCTCATCTGCGGCGCGATGTACCCCTGCAGCAACCCCGAGCTCATCGCGGCCGTGAGCGAGGCGGGCGGCGTCGGCATCATCCAGCCCATCAGCATGAGCTACGTGCATGGACACGACCTGCGCGAGGGGATCCGGGTCATCCGTCGCAAGACCGACAAGCCCATCGGCTTCAACGCCATCGTCGAGAAGTCGTCGAAGGTCTACGAGGACCGGATGCGGAAGTGGATCGACGTCGCGCTGGAAGAAGGCGTGCGATTCTTCATCACCGCGCTCGGCAACCCGCGCTGGGTGGTCGAGAAGGTGCACGCGGTCGGCGGCGTGGTCTATCACGACGTCACGAACCGGAAGTGGGCCGAGAAGGCGCTCGAGGCTGGCGTCGACGGGCTCATCTGCGTCAACCGACGCGCGGGCGGCCACGCAGGTGAGCTGTCGCCCGAGGCGCTCTTCGAGGAGCTCGGCGGCCTCGGCGTGCCGCTCGTCTGCGCGGGCGGCGTCGGTGACGAGCGGGACTTCCGCCGCGCGCTCGACCTCGGCTACGCGGGCGTCCAGCTCGGCACGCGCTTCATCGCGACCGAGGAGTGCAAGGCGCACCCCGACTACAAGGCCGCGATCGTCCGCGCGCGGGAGGACGACATCGTCCTGACGGAGAAGATCTCGGGCGTGCCGGTCGCCGTCATCGAGACGCCGTACATCCGCAAGGTCGGCACCAAGGCGGGCTTCGTCGCCAAGCGCCTGCTCCGCCACCCCAAGGCGAAGCACTACGTGCGCATGTACTACACGGCGAAGAGCATCTGGCAGCTCAAGCGCGCCTCGCTCCAGGGCATGAGCTACAAGGACTACTTCCAGGCCGGCCGCAGCGTGGGCGGCATCGAGGCGATCGAGCCGGCCGGCGTGGTCGTGCGTCGCTTCGCCGCCTCCCTCGAGGCGCGGCCGAGCGCGAAGACGGCTTGA
- a CDS encoding aromatic ring-hydroxylating dioxygenase subunit alpha: protein MSRAWYIACRAGDLGRRPIRRTILGMPIVLFRGAGGSPGALLDRCPHRNVPLSMGSVEQGLLQCGYHGWRFDQAGTCRHVPALCGASASKARAATSFGCREQGGFIWVWPDALAEPTGEPFRFEYDGKSGYTTVREHVVAQASLHATAENALDVPHTAFLHAGLFRSDERERNRIEVIVRRWHDRVEAEYRGEPRPEGVVGRLLAPGGGLVQHWDRFLLPSIVQVEYRLGETHLMVSAALTPESDYVTHLWPVISFNLPLPGWAVVPLLKPIAMHIFRQDAVVLQRQTENIQRFGGEQYVSTEVDVLGPHILRLLRAAERDKVKPVGEAYEKRFEMAV, encoded by the coding sequence GTGTCGAGAGCCTGGTACATCGCCTGCCGCGCGGGCGACCTGGGGCGCCGACCCATCCGTCGGACGATCCTCGGCATGCCGATCGTGCTCTTCCGCGGCGCGGGAGGCTCGCCCGGCGCCTTGCTCGACCGCTGCCCGCACCGGAACGTGCCGCTCTCGATGGGCTCGGTGGAGCAGGGCCTGCTCCAGTGCGGCTATCACGGCTGGCGCTTCGATCAGGCGGGCACCTGCCGCCACGTCCCGGCCCTGTGTGGCGCGTCCGCCTCCAAAGCGCGCGCGGCCACGAGCTTCGGCTGCCGAGAACAAGGCGGCTTCATCTGGGTGTGGCCCGACGCGCTCGCGGAGCCCACGGGGGAGCCCTTCCGGTTCGAGTACGATGGCAAGTCGGGTTATACGACCGTGCGCGAGCACGTCGTCGCGCAGGCCTCGCTCCACGCGACGGCGGAGAACGCGCTCGACGTCCCCCACACCGCGTTTCTGCACGCCGGGCTCTTTCGGTCGGACGAGCGTGAGCGGAACCGCATCGAGGTCATCGTGCGTCGGTGGCACGACCGCGTGGAGGCCGAGTACCGCGGCGAGCCGCGTCCCGAGGGCGTCGTCGGGCGCCTGCTCGCCCCCGGCGGCGGCCTCGTCCAGCACTGGGACCGCTTCCTGCTGCCCTCGATCGTCCAGGTCGAGTATCGGCTCGGCGAGACCCACCTCATGGTGAGCGCCGCGCTCACGCCGGAGAGCGACTACGTCACGCATCTATGGCCGGTGATCAGCTTCAACCTCCCGCTCCCGGGCTGGGCCGTCGTGCCGCTGCTCAAGCCGATCGCGATGCACATCTTCCGCCAGGACGCGGTCGTGCTCCAGCGTCAGACCGAGAACATCCAGCGCTTCGGGGGGGAGCAGTACGTCTCTACGGAGGTGGACGTGCTCGGGCCGCACATCCTGCGGCTCCTCCGCGCGGCGGAGCGCGACAAGGTCAAGCCCGTGGGCGAGGCCTACGAGAAGCGCTTCGAGATGGCGGTCTGA
- a CDS encoding class I SAM-dependent methyltransferase, protein MEANTLYTEPAYYRMLFRERTHDRAFYERVTRAGQTVLELGVGEGRMALALAEADRRVLGVDLSEDMLAALERRKKEHSPTVAARVTAMRGDARTLRLRRSFDRVIQPFNGLAHFHDPDSLAELLATVRAHLSPGGVFAFDVMLPDPRLLAGGASSVPRVEHPRTGRVCRVEERYDYDALRQVLTVTTTLVDRESGDAQTLTLLLRQLFPQETLLLLEHHGFEVVERTEELGDSLGYVCRRRD, encoded by the coding sequence ATGGAAGCGAACACCCTCTACACCGAGCCGGCCTACTACCGGATGCTCTTCCGCGAGCGCACGCACGATCGCGCGTTCTACGAGCGGGTCACGCGCGCCGGGCAGACGGTGCTCGAGCTCGGCGTGGGTGAGGGTCGCATGGCGCTCGCCCTCGCCGAGGCGGATCGCCGGGTGCTCGGCGTCGATCTCTCGGAGGACATGCTCGCCGCGCTCGAGCGACGCAAGAAGGAGCACTCTCCGACCGTCGCCGCCCGCGTGACCGCCATGCGCGGCGACGCGCGCACGCTCCGTCTCCGCCGCTCCTTCGACCGCGTCATCCAGCCCTTCAACGGCCTCGCTCACTTCCACGACCCGGACTCGCTCGCCGAGCTGCTCGCCACGGTGCGCGCCCATCTCTCCCCCGGCGGCGTGTTCGCCTTCGACGTGATGCTCCCCGATCCGAGGCTGCTCGCGGGCGGCGCCTCGAGCGTGCCGCGCGTCGAGCACCCGCGTACGGGCCGCGTCTGCCGGGTCGAGGAGCGCTACGACTACGACGCGCTGCGCCAGGTGCTCACCGTCACCACCACCCTGGTCGACCGCGAGAGCGGCGACGCGCAGACCCTGACGCTCCTGCTCCGGCAGCTCTTCCCGCAGGAGACGCTCCTGCTCCTCGAGCACCACGGCTTCGAGGTCGTGGAGCGCACGGAGGAGCTGGGCGACTCCCTCGGCTACGTCTGCCGGCGACGCGACTGA
- a CDS encoding GMC family oxidoreductase produces the protein MSHTAFRDRGEDFALEADYVVVGSGAGGAAAAVQLARGGAEVAIVEAGAWRDPADYPVTAYGAMRDLLDDWGSQIARGRALWPVVQARCVGGTTVVNSAICVRTPGDIFEQWKRERGLPERALSERVWAHQDTVERELCVEEVPPAARGRSNELAMLGAKREGYESHWIKRYVEGCEGTGQCLQGCKKLRKQSTNLNYVPEVLERGGHVVSAAPVERVRFEGRRAVAVEGRFSHPRERRPGGRFTVRARKAVVIAASATHSPVLLMRSGVKSRALGQEFRAHPGTGVFGVYDEPVDMNIGATQGWASTAFREEPGLKLETLSIPMEMVASRLSGGGVALMERLRDYRHICMWVQACRAESKGTVKRGFGGRPSIKYGLDRADMLRFREGMYLVAKTHVAAGAKKLIPGIHGMPYELSPNQVDLLKEAPLDPRAYIAILSHLFGGCVMGTDPATSVVDGSGRVHGYEGLIVADASVIPTNLGVNPQHTIMGLAMTFADDLLAA, from the coding sequence ATGAGTCACACGGCGTTCCGGGACCGGGGCGAGGACTTCGCGCTCGAGGCGGACTACGTGGTCGTCGGCAGCGGCGCAGGGGGCGCGGCCGCCGCCGTGCAGCTCGCGCGCGGCGGGGCCGAGGTGGCCATCGTGGAGGCGGGCGCGTGGCGCGACCCCGCCGACTACCCCGTGACCGCCTACGGCGCGATGCGCGACCTGCTCGACGACTGGGGCTCGCAGATCGCGCGCGGCCGGGCGCTCTGGCCCGTGGTGCAGGCGCGCTGCGTGGGGGGCACGACGGTGGTCAACAGCGCCATCTGCGTGCGCACGCCGGGCGACATCTTCGAGCAGTGGAAGCGCGAGCGCGGCCTGCCCGAGCGCGCGCTCTCCGAGCGCGTCTGGGCGCACCAGGACACGGTCGAGCGCGAGCTCTGCGTCGAGGAGGTCCCCCCGGCCGCGCGCGGGCGCAGCAACGAGCTGGCGATGCTCGGCGCCAAGCGCGAGGGCTACGAGAGCCACTGGATCAAGCGCTACGTCGAGGGCTGCGAAGGCACCGGGCAGTGCCTCCAGGGCTGCAAGAAGCTCCGCAAGCAGAGCACCAACCTCAACTACGTGCCCGAGGTGCTCGAGCGCGGTGGACACGTGGTCAGCGCCGCGCCCGTGGAGCGCGTGCGGTTCGAGGGGCGGCGCGCGGTCGCGGTCGAGGGACGCTTCTCGCACCCGCGCGAGCGACGACCGGGCGGGCGCTTCACCGTCCGCGCGCGCAAGGCGGTGGTCATCGCCGCGAGCGCCACCCACAGCCCGGTGCTCCTCATGCGCTCCGGCGTGAAGAGCCGCGCGCTCGGCCAGGAGTTCCGCGCGCATCCGGGCACCGGGGTCTTCGGCGTCTACGACGAGCCGGTCGACATGAACATCGGCGCGACGCAGGGCTGGGCCTCCACCGCGTTTCGCGAGGAGCCCGGGCTGAAGCTCGAGACGCTGAGCATCCCGATGGAGATGGTCGCGAGCCGGCTCTCGGGCGGCGGCGTCGCGCTGATGGAGCGCCTGCGCGACTACCGACACATCTGCATGTGGGTCCAGGCGTGCCGGGCCGAGTCCAAGGGGACCGTCAAGAGAGGCTTCGGAGGTCGCCCGTCCATCAAGTACGGGCTCGACCGCGCGGACATGCTGCGGTTCCGCGAGGGCATGTACCTCGTCGCCAAGACGCACGTCGCGGCGGGCGCCAAGAAGCTGATCCCCGGGATCCACGGCATGCCCTACGAGCTGAGCCCCAACCAGGTCGATCTCCTCAAGGAGGCGCCGCTCGATCCCCGCGCCTACATCGCCATCCTCAGCCACCTCTTCGGCGGCTGCGTGATGGGCACCGACCCGGCCACGTCGGTCGTCGACGGCAGCGGGCGCGTGCACGGCTACGAGGGGCTCATCGTGGCCGACGCGTCGGTGATCCCGACCAACCTCGGGGTGAACCCGCAGCACACGATCATGGGCTTGGCGATGACCTTCGCCGACGATCTCCTCGCGGCCTGA
- a CDS encoding AarF/UbiB family protein has product MRSLGYVGRFLAIFAVGAFALLRYGVGRLGTLLERNRERRCTAVSHLQGRILRGALSTLGATFIKLGQVMSTRPDLFEPGLIEELSQLQDRLPAFGRARAQIEAGLERPIDQDFAELDDAPVAAASVAQVHRGRLKDGTEVAVKVLRPDVREKSERDGRILLALARLAMKLHPHARHANLAGHLEHFVDGVLAQTDLRIEAKNYRRFRENFERVDHITFPEVYDDLSGETVMTMDFVRGKKVDALEAGEHPETAARLRRAFLKMLFEDGFLHADLHPGNLLVQADGRVAIFDVGLSKQLDDALLEQYIDFNKCLVMGTGPDFVKHLRTYHSYAEDSVDWENLEDDVNGFLAQFRGKPASEIEFGALIERVFAVGRQHGIRPVPDMTLIMVGLVTAEGIGKQLDPHSDSFGEVASYLMPILIQRNMLPAGMPPA; this is encoded by the coding sequence ATGCGCTCGCTCGGCTACGTCGGCCGCTTCCTGGCGATCTTCGCCGTCGGCGCCTTCGCGCTCCTGCGCTACGGCGTCGGTCGGCTCGGTACGCTCCTGGAGCGGAACCGAGAGCGACGGTGCACCGCCGTCTCACACCTGCAGGGGCGGATCCTCCGAGGCGCGCTGAGCACGCTCGGCGCGACCTTCATCAAGCTGGGTCAGGTCATGAGCACGCGGCCGGATCTCTTCGAGCCGGGGCTGATCGAAGAGCTGTCGCAGCTCCAGGACCGCCTGCCCGCGTTCGGCCGGGCGCGCGCGCAGATCGAGGCGGGGCTGGAGCGCCCCATCGACCAGGACTTCGCGGAGCTGGACGACGCGCCGGTCGCCGCGGCGAGCGTGGCGCAGGTGCACCGGGGTCGGCTGAAGGACGGAACCGAGGTCGCGGTGAAGGTCCTCCGGCCCGACGTGCGCGAGAAGAGCGAGCGCGACGGCCGCATCCTGCTCGCCCTCGCGCGCCTCGCGATGAAGCTGCACCCGCACGCGCGGCACGCGAACCTCGCCGGGCACCTCGAGCACTTCGTCGACGGCGTGCTCGCCCAGACGGACCTGCGCATCGAGGCGAAGAACTATCGACGCTTCCGCGAGAACTTCGAGCGCGTCGACCACATCACGTTCCCCGAGGTCTACGACGACCTGAGCGGCGAGACGGTGATGACGATGGACTTCGTGCGCGGCAAGAAGGTCGACGCGCTCGAAGCGGGGGAGCACCCCGAGACGGCCGCGCGCCTACGCCGCGCTTTCCTCAAGATGCTCTTCGAGGACGGCTTCCTGCACGCTGACTTGCACCCCGGAAACCTGCTCGTCCAGGCGGACGGCCGGGTCGCCATCTTCGACGTGGGCCTGAGCAAGCAGCTCGACGACGCGCTGCTCGAGCAATACATCGACTTCAACAAGTGCCTCGTGATGGGCACCGGGCCCGACTTCGTCAAGCACCTGCGGACCTACCACTCGTACGCCGAGGACAGCGTCGACTGGGAGAACCTCGAGGACGACGTCAACGGCTTCCTCGCGCAGTTCCGCGGCAAGCCGGCGAGCGAGATCGAGTTCGGGGCGCTCATCGAGCGCGTCTTCGCGGTGGGCCGCCAGCACGGCATCCGGCCCGTGCCGGACATGACGCTCATCATGGTGGGCCTCGTCACCGCCGAGGGCATCGGAAAGCAGCTCGACCCGCACAGCGACTCCTTCGGCGAGGTCGCGAGCTACCTCATGCCCATCCTGAT